The genomic DNA TGGACCTTCAGATCCAGCGTAGCTTTTTCACCGTTCTTGCGCGCCAGCACAAACTCGCGGAAACGCCCGACCGGCGGGCGATTGCGCAGGGCGTTGTCGGCCATCATGCGCTGGAACAAACGGTTGTCGGCGACCTGATCGAGAATCCCCCGGCGCAGTTGTGCGCAGCCGCTCTCATCGCCCCAGACCACCCGCAGATCGAAATAGATGCTCGACCCCAAAAGGTTCTCCGGCGTCGCCTCGCGAATGAACGCCGCAAAACGCCGCGCCCATTCCGCCCGGGATAAACACAGCTCCGGGTTGCCGGCCATGATGTTGCCCTTGCACAAGGTGAAGCCACACAGCGCCAGGCTCTGGTTGATCTGCTGGGCCAGTGGCAACAGCTTGCCGCGAATCTGCGCCGCGTGCGCGGCATCGCGGGCGTCGAACAGAATGCCGTTGTCCTGATCGGTGTGCAGCGTCTGCTCGCGGCGGCCTTCGCTGCCGAAACACAGCCAACTGAACGGCACCCCGGGGTCGCCTCTTTCGGCGAGGGTCAACTCGATCACCCGGCACACGGTGTGATCGTTGAGCAGGGTAATGATGTGGGTGATCTGCGTCGAAGATGCGCCGTGGGCGAGCATGCGTTCGACCAGTTGGCCGATCTCACCGCGCAGGGTCACCAATTGTTCGACGCGCTGAGCGCTGCGAATCGTGCGGGCCAGATGCACCAGATCAACGCGCTGCAAGGAAAACAGATCACGCTCGGACACCACGCCGCACAGGCGCTGATCCTTGACCAGACAGACGTGGGCGATGTGCCGTTCGGTCATGGCAATCGCTGCATCGAATGCGCTGTGATCCGGCGAAAGATAGAAGGGCGCACGGGTCATGTGGCGCTCGATGGCTTCGCTGAAATCGCCAACCCCTTCGGCCACTACATGGCGCAGATCGCGCAGGGTGAAAATCCCCAGCGGCGCCTTGTGTTCGTCTACCACCACGATGCTGCCGACCTGCTGTTCGTGCATCAACTTCACCGCTTCACGCAATGGCGTGTCAGGGCCGCACGTCACCGGATGACGCATGGCCAACTCGCCGAGGCGGGTGTTCAGCGAATACTGGGTGCCGAGGGTTTCCACGGCTTTTTGCTGGACTTGCTGGTTGACTTGATCGAGCAGGCTGCTGACCCCGCGCAAGGCGAAGTCGCGGAAGGCGTTGGAGAGGGCGAACAGCTTGATGAACGCCGGTTTGTTCAGTTGCAGGCAAAAGGTGTCTTCACCGGCCAGATGCTCGGTGCGCGTTGCCCGCTCACCCAGCAGCGCGGCGAGGGGAAAACATTCGCCGGTGGTGATTTCAAAGGTGGTTTCGGTGCCGGGCCTGGTGATGTGCTGGCGCTCGCCGACCACCCGCCCCTGTTTGACGACATAGAAGTGTTCGACCGGGCCGTCGGCAGGTTTGATGATGCTTTCACCCTGGCCATAAAAACGCAGTTGGCATTGCTCCACCAGATACGCGAGGTGGGCGTGTTCCATCTGATTGAAGGGCGGGAAGCGCTGGAGGAATTGCAGGGTGCCCTGAATGTTCTGCAACACGGCGGTTTTCCCTGCCTGGGTGAAGGCGTCCGCTTTACTCATAACCATTACCGCAGTCTTTTTTGAATTGTTGTTGTCGGATCGTTGCAGCCATGGTCGACCCCTGCGGGCGGGGTGCCCATTGGACGTAAGTCTAGGTTGGCGATGCCGTTGGGCATATTTGGGAAGTGCCCTACAAAAACAGTCGGAAATTCTCTTGTCCGGCCTCTTGGAAAAAAATCCGACGAAGTGCACATTGAAGCTCTGCTTAGCGATGTCTGACGACTGTGCCAGGTGATTGATTTGAATATTTAGAGAACGCCATGTCCGACCACGATATTTTGAGCGACGCCGAGCGCGAAGCACTCAGCGCTGTGATGCTCGAACCCGATCTGCCGCCGCAGCGTGTCCTGATCGTCGATGACGACAAAGACGCCCGGGAGTTGCTGTCGGAGATTCTGGCGCTGGACGGCATTCGTTGCCTGACCGCTGCCAGTGGCGAAACCGCGCTGAAGATGTTGGCGGAGAAACCTTCGATCGGGTTGGTGATCACTGATCTGCGGATGGGCAATGTCGGCGGGCTGGATCTGATTCGCCAGGTGCGCGAGTCGGTTCGGGCGGCGCTGCCGATCATCATCGTTTCCGGCGATGCGGATGTGAAAGACGCCATTGCGGCGATGCATTTGAGTGTGGTGGATTTTCTGCTCAAGCCGATTGATACGGGCAAGTTGCTCGGGTTGGTCAAACATGAGCTGGGCATAGAGCCTTAGCATCTGTCGATCATTCCCACGCGGAGCGTGGGAACGATCAACACTCCTACATCGGATCACCTGTAGGAGCTGCCGAAGGGGGTGTCAGAAATTTTGTGTTCGGGCATAACATGAGTAAGAGGTGCATGTATGCCAACCAAAAAGAAACCCCTGCGTGACCTACCAAAAATCCCCAAGGAGCTGCTCGAAGAGTTCGGTGAGGGGCTGATTACCGCAGAGGCTATTGAAGACGCTTCTGCGGCCTTCAAGAAGGCCTTGATTGAGCGAGCATTGAGTGCCGAGCTCGGTCACCACCTGGGGTATCCGCCGGGCGCGCAGCGCCCAGAGGATGAAACCAACCAGCGCAATGGCAAAACGGGCAAGACGATTTTGACGGGGGATGGCCCGCTGCGGCTGGAGATTCCCCGTGATCGGGATGGCAGTTTTGCCCCCATTCTGATCCCCAAGCATGAGCGGCGTTACACCGGTTTTGATGACAAGATCATCGCCATGTATGCCCGAGGCATGACCGTTCGAGAAATCCGCGCTTTCCTCTCTGAGCAATACGGGACGGACGTTTCCCATGACTTCATCAGCTCAGTCACGCACGAGGTGATGGAGGAAATTGGTGCGTGGCAACAGCGACCGCTTGAGCCGATGTACCCAGTCATTTTCTTCGATGCGCTGCGGGTCAAGATCCGAGAAGAAGGCCTTGTCCGCAACAAGGCGATTTACTTGGCGCTGGGTGTTTTACCCGATGGAACGCGCGATATTCTTGGTATCTGGATCGAAAACACCGAGGGTGCGAAGTTCTGGATGAAGGTCTTCAACGACCTCAAGACCCGCGGCGTAGAGGACGTGCTGATCGCCGTGACTGACGGTCTCAAAGGCATGCCAGAGGCGCTAAGCGCAGTATTTCCGGCAACAACGCTGCAAACATGCATCGTCCACTTGATCCGCAACAGCCTCGATTACGCGGCGTGGGACAAGCGCCGTGAGCTGGCCAAGGCGCTAAAACCGATCTATCAAGCCATCAACGCAGAAGCGGCTGAGGAAGCACTGGATGCCTTTGAAAATGGCCCTTGGGGTAAGCAATACCCAACGGTGGTGGCGGCCTGGAGACGAGCCTGGGATCGAGTGATTCCATTTTTTGTCTTCCCGCCTGCCATTCGAAAAGTGATCTATACGACCAACGCTATCGAAAGCATCAACGCTCAGCTACGCAAGATCATCAAGACCCGGGGCCACTTCCCGACGGATGACGCAGCGACCAAGCTGATCTGGCTTGGGCTGCGTAACATCACGGCAAACTGGGGCTCGGCGGCTCATGACTGGAAGAGTGCGATGAACCAATTTGCGATTCTGTACGGAGATCGATTTATCAGGCCGACCTGGTAAAACCCGGCCTGCCTGACGGCAGGCCATTACCGGCCCGCACACAAAAAATCTGACACTCTCTGATCAAAATCTTAAACCGGCTGCCCTCGATCAATCTTGCTGCTCAAAATGATTGAAGTCGTGGTCTTCTCAACCCCATCCACACTGCCGATCTGATCCAGCAACTGATCCAGTTGCTCCGGCGAATCGGTGCGCAACCACGCCACATAATCAAACTCGCCACTCACCGCACACAACTGCTGCACCTGCGCCATCGCACTCAGGCGGCGCAACACCTCTTTACCGGAACGCGGCTGCACCTTGATCCCGACATACGCCTGCAACCCACCATCAACCACACGTTGCCCCAAACGCACGCCATAACCGGTAATCACTTTGGCCTTTTCCAACCGCGCCAGGCGTGAAGTCACGGTGGTGCGCGCAATGCCCAACTGCCGGGCGAGCATGGCCACGCTTTCGCGAGCGTTGATTTGCAGGGCGGCGATCAGATGACGGTCGATTTCGTCAAGCACGGGCGGGCGGATGTCGGGCAAGGGCGGCTCCATGGGGCGCGGGTTGGTTGGCCTGCGCATGTTACAGGCTCCGCGGGTGAGATATAGACATCACACAAAAACGGAAAAGCCGCGCAAAGGCACGGCTTTATGGAGCGAATTGCAACTATTGAGCGTAGCGCTGTGCGAAATCGGCAATTTTCTGTGTTGCCTGGAAATCAACCAGTTGTAGGCCACGTGCCTCAATGCTTTCCTTGGCAACTTGTACCGCTTTGCGGTGGCGTGGGGATTCACTTTCCGCAGGAGTGCTTACGGGGATAAGCACGTTTTGCAGCTGGATTATGCCTTCCTGCTCCGCTCTCACGAATTTCATCAGCCACTGATCGCAGTGATCGAGTATTGCGCTGGGCTCTGACTGGTCAAAAGCCAAGGGTTTAATAGCCGCTACGACCTTGTTGCGATGTACCAAGGGAAGATGAAGTTTGGTCAGATCGCCAGTCAGGGTGTCATCGCGAAAACTACGAATAGACGCTTGCGAAAACAATTCTCGAATCTCCCGAACCATGATCTCCTCGCGCCGCTCGCGGCCTATGCCTTGGCGATCTATGTAGCGGTTGAACAGCGTAGCCAAGGTCGCATCGAGGTTTTCCACGAGTATTGATCGTATGGGGCTGAAGCGAATCATCGACTCCTTCGGCTCCGTCATGAATCGAAAGTGGTTAACGATCTGCGATTCTTGAGCGCCTGCTGTCATGAGGCGAATACTGTCCAGTTCGTTTTGGGCTATCTCCATAGCCTTCGCGAATAGGTTGCTGCACTCAAAGAAATGATTGACCCGTTTCAGATTTTTACGAGCGAGTTTGTACTCCATGCGGCCAATAGCAGGTGCCGAGAGAACGATGCCCACAT from Pseudomonas baetica includes the following:
- a CDS encoding putative nucleotidyltransferase substrate binding domain-containing protein, translated to MSKADAFTQAGKTAVLQNIQGTLQFLQRFPPFNQMEHAHLAYLVEQCQLRFYGQGESIIKPADGPVEHFYVVKQGRVVGERQHITRPGTETTFEITTGECFPLAALLGERATRTEHLAGEDTFCLQLNKPAFIKLFALSNAFRDFALRGVSSLLDQVNQQVQQKAVETLGTQYSLNTRLGELAMRHPVTCGPDTPLREAVKLMHEQQVGSIVVVDEHKAPLGIFTLRDLRHVVAEGVGDFSEAIERHMTRAPFYLSPDHSAFDAAIAMTERHIAHVCLVKDQRLCGVVSERDLFSLQRVDLVHLARTIRSAQRVEQLVTLRGEIGQLVERMLAHGASSTQITHIITLLNDHTVCRVIELTLAERGDPGVPFSWLCFGSEGRREQTLHTDQDNGILFDARDAAHAAQIRGKLLPLAQQINQSLALCGFTLCKGNIMAGNPELCLSRAEWARRFAAFIREATPENLLGSSIYFDLRVVWGDESGCAQLRRGILDQVADNRLFQRMMADNALRNRPPVGRFREFVLARKNGEKATLDLKVQGLTPFVDGARLLALANGIDANNTLERFRQLVEKEVIERLDGAAYEEAYHFIQQTRMQQHQLQTRENQPYSNRVDPDSLNHLDRRILRESLRQAQRLQSSLTLRYQL
- a CDS encoding response regulator, which encodes MSDHDILSDAEREALSAVMLEPDLPPQRVLIVDDDKDARELLSEILALDGIRCLTAASGETALKMLAEKPSIGLVITDLRMGNVGGLDLIRQVRESVRAALPIIIVSGDADVKDAIAAMHLSVVDFLLKPIDTGKLLGLVKHELGIEP
- a CDS encoding IS256 family transposase; translation: MPTKKKPLRDLPKIPKELLEEFGEGLITAEAIEDASAAFKKALIERALSAELGHHLGYPPGAQRPEDETNQRNGKTGKTILTGDGPLRLEIPRDRDGSFAPILIPKHERRYTGFDDKIIAMYARGMTVREIRAFLSEQYGTDVSHDFISSVTHEVMEEIGAWQQRPLEPMYPVIFFDALRVKIREEGLVRNKAIYLALGVLPDGTRDILGIWIENTEGAKFWMKVFNDLKTRGVEDVLIAVTDGLKGMPEALSAVFPATTLQTCIVHLIRNSLDYAAWDKRRELAKALKPIYQAINAEAAEEALDAFENGPWGKQYPTVVAAWRRAWDRVIPFFVFPPAIRKVIYTTNAIESINAQLRKIIKTRGHFPTDDAATKLIWLGLRNITANWGSAAHDWKSAMNQFAILYGDRFIRPTW
- a CDS encoding Lrp/AsnC family transcriptional regulator; this translates as MPDIRPPVLDEIDRHLIAALQINARESVAMLARQLGIARTTVTSRLARLEKAKVITGYGVRLGQRVVDGGLQAYVGIKVQPRSGKEVLRRLSAMAQVQQLCAVSGEFDYVAWLRTDSPEQLDQLLDQIGSVDGVEKTTTSIILSSKIDRGQPV
- a CDS encoding DUF3037 domain-containing protein, with the translated sequence MKYTCLYSIVRFAPFAETEEFANVGIVLSAPAIGRMEYKLARKNLKRVNHFFECSNLFAKAMEIAQNELDSIRLMTAGAQESQIVNHFRFMTEPKESMIRFSPIRSILVENLDATLATLFNRYIDRQGIGRERREEIMVREIRELFSQASIRSFRDDTLTGDLTKLHLPLVHRNKVVAAIKPLAFDQSEPSAILDHCDQWLMKFVRAEQEGIIQLQNVLIPVSTPAESESPRHRKAVQVAKESIEARGLQLVDFQATQKIADFAQRYAQ